A single Cherax quadricarinatus isolate ZL_2023a chromosome 4, ASM3850222v1, whole genome shotgun sequence DNA region contains:
- the LOC128684269 gene encoding dnaJ homolog subfamily C member 4-like, which translates to MQSRTLERLTLNKRLLMGSFSWFRYQVIQHLSIGSSKCKNHYELLELQRDCTQSDIKEAFFRLSKELHPDKNPDSAKHHQQFISLNEAYSVLSKPHLRLAYDADLAYQERPNMRQYGGIMTDAPQQKVVFKDDTLWEMRDRREDHKYEGRPYYGIRGINKKLPNSYIAAGAFLFMIIGTIFHFFISMKSSDYAIEQLNQRDQIASSYHRLAREQAHMNGNKQQMLMLRQRAEVGRQPEQ; encoded by the exons ATGCAGAGCAGAACTCTAGAGCGTTTGACCCTAAATAAGAGATTACTTATGGGAAGTTTTTCCTGGTTTAGATACCAAGTCATACAGCATCTCTCCATTGGCAG CTCAAAATGTAAAAATCATTATGAGCTTCTGGAACTGCAGAGAGACTGCACTCAGAGTGATATTAAAGAAGCTTTTTTCCGTTTATCAAAAGAG CTTCATCCTGATAAAAATCCTGACTCCGCTAAACACCATCAACAGTTTATTTCTCTCAATGAAGCTTACTCAGTGTTAAGTAAGCCACACTTACGTCTTGCTTATGATGCAGACCTTGCATACCAAGAACGTCCAAACATGCGCCAGTATGGTGGTATAATGACTGATGCTCCACAACAGAAAGT AGTATTCAAAGATGATACCCTCTGGGAGATGCGAGACAGGAGGGAAGATCATAAGTATGAAGGTCGGCCTTATTATGGAATACGAGGCATCAACAAGAAATTACCAAACTCATACATTGCAGCTGGAGCTTTTCTCTTTATGATTATTGGCACCATTTTCCATTTTTTCATCTCAAT GAAATCTTCTGATTATGCCATTGAACAGTTAAATCAACGTGACCAAATTGCAAGCAGTTACCATAGGCTAGCAAGAGAACAAGCTCATATGAATGGAAATAAACAACAGATGCTAATGCTTAGACAAAGAGCTGAAGTAGGTAGGCAGCCAGAACAGTGA